In Euphorbia lathyris chromosome 10, ddEupLath1.1, whole genome shotgun sequence, a single genomic region encodes these proteins:
- the LOC136209643 gene encoding homeobox-leucine zipper protein ATHB-22-like, whose amino-acid sequence MEWHGNLRSFVSRPETSFNFLYNYNNYDQFNPGMDVKHPAMAETSQGLSIGGMEKMSYGNQEKKKRLTSDQLDSLERSFQEEIKLDPDRKMKLSRELGLQPRQIAVWFQNRRARWKAKQLERLYDSLKQEFDVVSKEKHMLQEEVVKLKSILRDQTTRKQASTTGYTEVSGEETVESTSVAIRTSAGKQRGTGSHQIAECNYLLNVDEYNPVSSPYWAVLPTHYP is encoded by the exons ATGGAGTGGCATGGTAACTTAAGAAGCTTTGTTTCTCGACCTGAAACTTCCTTTAATTTCCTCTACAATTATAACAACTATGACCAGTTTAATCCAG GGATGGATGTGAAGCATCCAGCAATGGCGGAGACGAGTCAGGGGCTAAGTATCGGAGGGATGGAGAAAATGAGCTATGGAAATCAGGAGAAGAAAAAGAGATTGACAAGTGATCAATTGGATTCACTAGAGAGAAGCTTCCAAGAGGAGATAAAATTGGATCCAGACAGGAAAATGAAGTTGTCTCGTGAATTAGGGTTGCAGCCAAGACAAATTGCTGTCTGGTTTCAGAACAGAAGAGCCAGATGGAAAGCTAAGCAACTTGAAAGATTGTATGATTCTCTTAAACAAGAGTTTGATGTTGTTTCCAAGGAGAAACACATGCTTCAAGAAGAG GTTGTGAAACTGAAAAGTATTCTCCGGGATCAAACCACCCGGAAACAGGCATCGACGACAGGGTACACAGAGGTATCCGGCGAGGAGACGGTGGAAAGCACATCGGTTGCGATTCGGACTTCAGCCGGGAAGCAACGGGGAACAGGCAGTCATCAAATTGCAGAGTGCAATTATCTTCTTAATGTTGATGAATACAACCCAGTTTCTTCACCTTATTGGGCTGTTCTTCCAACTCATTAtccctaa